TTCAAACGTGTTTGACCCAAACGCGGAAAGTGGAAACGCCGAGAAATTTCAAAAGAAGCGCCGTGTCTGACTTATGTGGGAACCCATTTGATCTCCGTTTCTTCTGGGAAAAAGCCACCAAACGACATCGTTTCGGTTTGTGAATTATGCCAGAAACAAAGCGTGCTGACTGCTTAATAATAAAGTCcttttttgtattaatttaatgttgtagtttacatttgttgttgttttagttACATAATTTGTGACATATGCTATTATGTTTGGCAATGATGTGGAGGGTAGAATCTTTAGAAAATTAGATTTTCTTACACGTTGATGGCTCTAACAAATTATTGGTGCCAAGTTGATAAAATATCACACAAGAACCAACTTGTATCTAtaaatcgtttttattattaaaaatgaaatgaaaagaCTAAAAGTTGCTCAACTAACTATtgtctctgtgtttctctcatTTGTTTGCAAGCATTGACAATAAACAAATCGCAATTATAGCATCTGATTACCACAACTTCTCGTCACACAAGAAACACAAAACCGAGGATATCAACTTGGTGTGAAAACCATTTGCTAAGCGCAACAATAGGGTGAAACATGCTCATTTGTGAAAACATTTCCATTTTCTAATGGAATgttgaatcaaatcaaattgaCTGTGACAGACATAAACGGAAGACCATCAACAACGGCTTCAATTGGTTTGTCCCTTTCATTATGGctaaaattatgaaaacaatgatctATGATCCCTCTGAAACCAACAATGGCAGCTCGGAATCTAAACCGGAACTGAAAAAATGCCAGCTTGAGTCATGAAACGCTGGAAAATAATCATCTGATACCGTCTCAATGGCAAACTCACGAGTGATCCTTCTTGCAGCTATGATCCGTTTAGTGGCACGGATGACTTCCGGATCAACAGTCACTTGCTCCTCGTACATCTGAAAGCTGTTCCCAAACAACGCAATCCTGCACAATCGATCCACTCTCCAGTTAGCTTGCAACAGGTTGTTGTACAGATTGGCCTCACAGTGCGGCATGAAGAAAAGAGTAGGCTTCAAAGCTTCCCTCCGAGCTTGCTCGTTCACAGACAGAACAGTGCATCCCATAGATTCTATTACACTAGATTCAGTCGCCGAGAGGATAGGATCGAATACTTCAATGTTACCAACCCAATCAAACTCTCTCTTCATCAAAACCGCAATGCTCAGCTGAAACCTCGGAGATTCATAAGCTTCGATGCTTCCTATACCATACACCACCATCTGAAGCTGTGTCTCAGTGCCTAACACGAGGCGAAACTGGTCTGAAACTTCTGGAGACTTGAGCTGTTCTATTAAAGCAGTGTAGAATTTTGAGCTCTCGAGTTTCTTGATGGAgctttccatcttcttctttaatCTCGCTTGCCTCTGTATATCAACTTCAAGATCATCTGACTTCCAtggtttctcttcttcttcatgaacCTTAGGTTTTGGTTTTCTCCTCCCTTGTCTTCTTTTACTAGGTAAGACCACTGTCCACTCACCATCACTACTTGAGTTTTTAACGGGTGCTCCCATAAGAAACTGACCTAATCACACAGGCCtttaaaattagggtttatacTCGATGCAATGATTCCTACATATATCAATCGCTTTGCACAGATCCGATTTATCTACTTGGAGATCGATAAAGCCTTGGAAGGAACATGAATGAAACTTACGATCAGAAACGAAACCAGAAGAGGATGATCGAATAAGCTTTCTTGCGGTTCAGGAGAAGACGAAAATTAACGCTTGGAATGTGAAGCAACCGAGTGGACTCAGTGAGACATCGGGGTTGTGTTTCGTCCGACCGAGACCTCAGACCTGCGTCGAGTATGAAACCAGCGTGATTGGTACAAGAAAATGAGGAAACAGACGATGGGCTGGAGGGAAAGTTATTGCTGCCCATGTACCGGCCCATTAAGTAAAAGACTAGACGACATTTGGCGAAAGTCGAATTACGCCGGTATTTATTACATGAATAACATATTTGTTTAAACTTTGTCAGAAATAAACCTATGCATTTTAcccgaaaattataaaatacatattcaATTCGGATCATGGTTTAAGTTTTAGTAGAGGTGGACAAAATATCtgtaaattttaatttgatttgttatttatatcgatttgaacaaataaaaagaaaaattgccacaaataccacattcatagtatcacttttcatgtttacactaacttgattctaataaatatataaatacttaaaaaatatataaaaaattttaaaaaatagtttcaaacataattttcgtttttcaaaaataaatttgaaaaaaaaaaaaataatcgaaaaaaaaattcaaaaaaaaaatttataaaaaaaatcgaatttgaaaaagtatatttcgaaaaataaaaaaagtttacattttttttttaattgttttatttttttattgtttttttttattttttatttaaataataatttattatatatataaataacaagggcataagagtcttttatcacttaatgaagaaattatttttgaaaatatctcattagtggtggtaaaaatgaaaaatgataccatgaaagtggtaaacatgtaaattcccaaaaaaaaattgaatatttgtaAACTTCCgacttatttttgtattttggatttcttatttatttttattttatttattacatcgAATCGGATATCCGGttaatactaaaaaaaattagatatccgaATCACTGAATATCTAAATAACTGGATCGAATCAAATCATTCTGGTGGGAATTTTCTCATTCATTAGAAATATTCTTTGATTGTGTTAAGAGGGTCACACACCAATAAACTCCCAGCCAGCGGAAGAAAGTGACATTCCAACAATAAAGCCAatacattatgttttttttttcctttctatgGCCAAGAAGGGTTCAGtgtgtttttaattattatttaagatTCAAAGAGTTATAGTTTTAGGCTTTTAGCCTTTTAGCCATTAGTGCTCTGTCTCATTTAATTTCCACAATGTTTTTTAGCCTTTTAGCCATCAGCAATTCAAGAGCAGATTTAGCAGAGAACATGAACACATGCAGCAACTGACTCTGACAGACCTTTTAATTTCCCCTACAAAGTCTTTACAGCCTTACTCAGAAACTAAAATGGCCCTATTAGACACTGTTGAGCTGTTTGCCGTGGTGACAAAGTGACAATAATTGAAGTTACTTAAAGGGTTCAAGTGATGGAACTAGTTGGTCTCAGCAACTGTAGTTGAGAATCTCAAGCCTTTCATTTAGAGTAACCCGGACAAAATGCTTGTCTCCAAATAAGGAAAGTCTTTTATTTAGTGAAAACTGCCAAAACATTACACTTCATATAGAAATTACATCCCTTTTTCTATGCTATTTTGGTAAATAATGCCAAAAAAGTTAGAAGTATATTCTAATACACTTTTGACTTTGTTGCTAAATGGAACTCTTCATCTTTAAGGAATTGATGAAGTCGTCTAATGAGCTGCATGAGGAACCTCCACTTCTAATAGAGGATTCAAGCTTCTCTTTCAATTCAATAGCTCTCTTCCTCATATATGCTCCTTCTTCATCCACAAGCAATCTCTTCACAGCTCTCTCCACAACTTCTTTCTCAAGCTCTCCCTCTAATTGAACCCCAATTCTCCAAACATTCTCCAAGTACCTAGCATTGACTTTCTGATCACCAGTAAAAGGCCTACATATCATTGGAACACCTTCCCCAATGCTCTCTAATGTCGAGTTCCATCCACAGTGACTCCAAAACCCTCCT
Above is a window of Brassica napus cultivar Da-Ae chromosome A10, Da-Ae, whole genome shotgun sequence DNA encoding:
- the LOC106420552 gene encoding protein SENSITIVITY TO RED LIGHT REDUCED 1-like, whose translation is MGAPVKNSSSDGEWTVVLPSKRRQGRRKPKPKVHEEEEKPWKSDDLEVDIQRQARLKKKMESSIKKLESSKFYTALIEQLKSPEVSDQFRLVLGTETQLQMVVYGIGSIEAYESPRFQLSIAVLMKREFDWVGNIEVFDPILSATESSVIESMGCTVLSVNEQARREALKPTLFFMPHCEANLYNNLLQANWRVDRLCRIALFGNSFQMYEEQVTVDPEVIRATKRIIAARRITREFAIETVSDDYFPAFHDSSWHFFSSGLDSELPLLVSEGS